A portion of the Bactrocera neohumeralis isolate Rockhampton chromosome 2, APGP_CSIRO_Bneo_wtdbg2-racon-allhic-juicebox.fasta_v2, whole genome shotgun sequence genome contains these proteins:
- the LOC126760671 gene encoding G patch domain-containing protein 4, which yields MDFARKILNKYGWKEGDGLGKHNNGIVKPLKASMKFDNAGLGSDQAASDFNNHWWERVFNEAAENVDVRTTKNGVSVDLKNKDESVEISTKEYSVKKLKKAKDQSCPSDNRYDNFLQSATLTKSGDEIENPNKIAVADISVKKYKPLTDEELFRACGGRTAHKGARHGLKLSGKLSRIEQQEQELLAKMEEKIKESAKKDLKRKSDLIVAHEKQKKKKNKRCAGHELTDLNLSKEINSLTELKKNKREDSPENSNINADVNVSKTKKTKLVTTDVVPEEVLNVNETTVSGSVNSSQNKRRKENSEDPCITPEKSKKSSKNKRKLKSEDHMVDEHHDNSEVNISNKSESNKTRKKTEMPLNSDK from the coding sequence ATGGATTTTGCtcgtaaaatattaaataaatacggATGGAAAGAAGGAGATGGTTTAGGAAAACATAACAATGGCATTGTCAAACCCTTGAAAGCTAGTATGAAATTTGACAATGCTGGACTTGGTTCTGATCAAGCAGCCAGTGATTTCAATAACCATTGGTGGGAACGCGTTTTCAACGAGGCCGCAGAAAATGTTGATGTGAGAACGACAAAAAATGGTGTAAGTGTGGACCTGAAAAACAAAGACGAAAGTGTAGAAATATCTACAAAGGAGTACTCggtgaaaaaattgaaaaaagccaAGGATCAAAGTTGCCCAAGTGACAACCGATATGATAACTTTCTACAATCAGCCACTCTTACAAAATCGGGCGATGAAATTGAAAATCCCAACAAAATAGCTGTTGCAGACATATCCGTTAAGAAATACAAACCTTTAACAGACGAAGAGTTATTTCGTGCATGTGGGGGACGTACTGCTCATAAAGGAGCACGGCATGGGTTGAAATTAAGTGGAAAGCTATCTCGTATAGAACAGCAAGAGCAGGAGCTTCTAGCTAAAATGGAAGAAAAGATCAAGGAATCGGCAAAAAAGGATTTGAAAAGGAAATCTGATTTAATTGTGGCACatgaaaagcaaaagaaaaagaaaaacaagagaTGCGCGGGACATGAATTAACcgatttaaatttaagtaaagaaattaattctttaactgaattaaagaaaaataaacggGAAGATAGTCCTGAAAATAGCAACATAAACGCAGATGTAAACGTcagtaaaacaaagaaaactaaGTTAGTGACTACCGATGTTGTTCCAGAAGAGGTGCTAAATGTAAATGAAACCACAGTTTCTGGTTCTGTCAATTCAAGCCAAAATAAAAGGCGAAAAGAAAACTCCGAAGACCCATGTATAACaccagaaaaaagcaaaaaatcatcAAAGAACAAAAGAAAGCTAAAATCGGAAGACCATATGGTTGATGAACATCATGATAATAGCGAAGTAAATATATCGAATAAATCAGAAAGTAACAAAACgaggaaaaaaacagaaatgccTTTAAAtagtgataaataa
- the LOC126760735 gene encoding uncharacterized protein LOC126760735 codes for MDMKLLVYLLFLYGNVIFIMCMMIPRTDVGTIQMMSSQRARRQIDINLSAEHDENNDETEIALEAIANLWRSADSKTQIDGSAKVIHNSNSMNSGNTRFSGRLHVHHDYRKK; via the coding sequence ATGGATATGAAGTTATTGGTATATCTATTATTTCTATATGGTAATGTAATTTTCATAATGTGCATGATGATACCGAGAACCGATGTTGGAACTATTCAAATGATGTCTTCACAAAGAGCTCGTCGTCAAATTGATATAAATTTGTCAGCTGAACATGATGAGAATAACGACGAAACAGAAATTGCTCTAGAAGCTATAGCCAATTTGTGGCGTAGTGCTGATAGCAAAACACAGATCGATGGGTCAGCCAAAGTGATACACAACAGCAATTCCATGAATTCCGGAAATACACGTTTTTCAGGACGTTTACATGTTCATCACGACTATAGGAAAAAGTGA
- the LOC126760636 gene encoding conserved oligomeric Golgi complex subunit 4: MISMDISESSNMQSDLVKIQDGEKAINSNLENLLSKQSILDSKMNAICYFLGALNTVSTDSKKLSSQISHTSDLAESVSAKVRSVDMARSRASECQKRVHDLIDLQLCSQGVLNAIEEEDYEKGSALIGRFLSIDQNVLRRTAGDVGSNGSVTSVSDAVHTLEKATEKMRKLVDIRFVEAVNKDDLASVERFLKLFPLLGMHQDGIEKFGKYICMKLAQKCEKELRSSLDIAKAENRLSVAFADTLTTLLENFARVIEVNKPIIETYYGSGYLIILATLLQNECDLEVKNVILEFNKNRRIPDLIQQINEYNRSMGGNMPSLIQFQKQSLNTDKPQPKDLDALILELTIMHSRVELYFRFLKRKVKSDIEASDKDANEKEQQIQRLSTTLNNSDLRRKMQEILSTYLLFERHFMEESVYKAIILDTFEVGQQCSSMVDDVFYILRKCIRRSLTTQSVNGLCAVINNTASCLCNFISALKIPLKNGYPSGYTDLAYSAIQSAVQHGKLQSSDSEKARSNFINRLNNADMSTEFLETLWETVEQDIKNTFPSLSVTEQRIVDSCIAELRNVRDTLKACVNFGMTQLRSSAIKPRLNPWIDQFFNYSHILSEEELADYEAGETFIQTLIVQLDAFLSQFKNVLTPRNFDAFVSILTSDTTSRLERAIKKSSFNRLGGLILDQQIRALSSYLTGVTSWSVRDKMTRLTQIATILNLEKVEELSDYWGPDSENESPSWRLTPQEVRTLLALRVDFRIDDIKRIKL; this comes from the coding sequence ATGATTTCTATGGATATCAGTGAATCAAGCAATATGCAATCAGATTTAGTGAAAATACAAGACGGAGAGAAAGCCATTAATTCCAATTTAGAAAACCTACTTTCCAAGCAGTCAATTTTAGACTCCAAAATGAATGCAATTTGTTATTTCCTGGGTGCTCTTAACACAGTAAGCACAGACTCTAAAAAATTAAGCTCACAAATTTCTCATACCTCCGATTTAGCCGAATCTGTTAGTGCTAAAGTACGTTCTGTAGATATGGCACGGAGTAGAGCATCTGAATGCCAGAAGCGTGTTCACGATTTGATAGATCTGCAACTTTGTAGTCAAGGTGTTTTGAATGCCATTGAGGAAGAAGATTATGAAAAAGGATCTGCACTTATTGGACGCTTTTTATCAATTGATCAGAATGTTTTACGGCGTACAGCTGGTGACGTCGGATCAAACGGTTCGGTTACATCGGTAAGCGATGCGGTCCATACATTGGAGAAGGCTACAGAAAAAATGCGAAAGCTTGTTGATATCCGTTTTGTCGAAGCAGTTAATAAAGATGACTTAGCATCGGTTGAAcgtttcttaaaattattcccATTATTAGGTATGCATCAGGATGGTATTGAGAAATTTGGAAAGTACATTTGTATGAAATTAGCGCAAAAATGTGAAAAGGAACTGCGATCATCTTTGGATATTGCAAAGGCAGAGAACCGCTTATCAGTGGCGTTTGCTGATACATTAACAACATTGCTTGAAAATTTCGCCAGAGTAATTGAGGTGAATAAACCTATTATAGAGACGTATTATGGATCTGGTTATCTTATTATCTTGGCCACATTACTACAAAATGAATGTGATTTAGAGGTGAAGAAtgtaattttagaatttaataaaaatcgacGCATTCCGGATCTAATTCAACAAATCAACGAATACAATCGGTCAATGGGTGGCAACATGCCTTCGcttattcaatttcaaaaacaatCATTAAACACTGATAAACCACAACCAAAAGATTTAGATGCTTTAATACTGGAATTAACAATAATGCATTCTCGTGTTGAATTGTACTTCAGATTTTTAAAGCGTAAAGTTAAATCGGACATTGAGGCAAGTGACAAAGAcgcaaatgaaaaagaacagcAAATTCAACGTTTATCAACCACACTAAATAATTCAGATCTTAGGCGGAAAATGCAGGAGATATTAAGCACTTATCTGCTCTTCGAAAGGCATTTCATGGAAGAAAGTGTGTATAAAGCTATAATTTTAGATACATTCGAGGTGGGTCAACAATGTTCCTCTATGGTAGATGATGTTTTCTACATATTAAGAAAATGTATTCGTCGATCATTAACAACACAATCAGTAAATGGATTATGTGCAGTAATTAATAACACCGCTTCCTGTTTATGCAATTTCATAAGTGCATTgaaaattccattaaaaaatGGGTATCCTTCTGGATACACAGATTTGGCTTATAGTGCAATACAAAGTGCTGTGCAACATGGCAAATTGCAATCAAGCGACAGTGAAAAAGCACGCAGCAATTTTATAAATCGCTTAAATAATGCCGATATGTCAACGGAATTCCTTGAAACATTGTGGGAAACAGTGGAACAAGACATTAAAAATACATTCCCCTCTTTATCAGTTACAGAGCAGCGAATCGTAGATAGCTGCATAGCTGAATTAAGAAATGTAAGAGATACTTTGAAAGCCTGTGTGAATTTCGGCATGACACAACTGAGGTCCAGTGCAATTAAACCTCGCTTAAATCCTTGGATTGATCAATTCTTCAATTATAGCCATATATTATCTGAAGAAGAACTAGCTGACTACGAAGCTGGAGAAACTTTTATCCAAACTCTTATTGTGCAACTCGATGCGTTTTTaagtcaatttaaaaatgtactaaCACCACGAAATTTTGACGCTTTTGTTAGCATTTTGACATCAGATACAACATCTAGACTGGAGAGAGCTATCAAGAAATCGTCATTTAATCGGCTGGGAGGTCTTATACTCGACCAGCAAATTCGTGCCCTCAGCTCATATTTAACTGGCGTCACATCATGGTCCGTGCGCGATAAAATGACACGTCTAACACAGATAGCGACTATTTTAAATCTGGAAAAAGTTGAAGAGCTTTCAGACTATTGGGGACCAGATAGTGAAAATGAGTCTCCTTCTTGGCGGTTAACGCCTCAAGAAGTGCGAACATTATTAGCATTACGTGTCGATTTTCGAATAGATGACATTAAGCGCATTAAATTATAA
- the LOC126760650 gene encoding protein zwilch, protein MSTHLANVYAFLLRGYGESYTLIYSEPPTYLCKIVGQDRCGGKVVFIYQEDRSISDKIYTSPRKLLINKEDAVKIDMDLTGSPLKDDCVVDAIEDISLNIKIDQGNSWKVEEECQKGIPIGKARSLMCKENFQFVDPDATGSIWILCNGADTDKTLLLQYEFVSGYFSRGIICFSGVIQMNEVKIESIMQQHMSLNIGISTGQVETYIENIYQIKSNISVRCCWSSTAALPSLNDLTSCEVTLRQAFRLDACNELTEDFMNQLRILTVIKNDIIAYKSLDKCDAEGGNEVLVYRCGCGIDLRELRESISRAFTEIAGLGDMHNAESGIKCDIESVVQRIKFRQLTDLTDKLWEILRRCSSYKDLKMAFTILFKCAAHCNIVNTPTNKNRLAEIITEVANKRLAIPCLTGTEPLELLLEIGLEKLYKDYELIFDESKICSSNDLKSKSLFDSQHNNEKISMPDVRKSLRNAVRPDPVAMRKTLLHNKTKRDNKFEHEETIGFKNSSFDEIEVSERLAKLLQVHCALEHLLMIDINLNLTNVYSEVCEQLLSKPPRFLDSIDENLVDEIEISLSAHDVREHLEGKDPHVRLISMRSENKFREVKSTFYYSINNICPPGISEYFQSDDKEASKENTYYSWLYRQIKTLH, encoded by the exons ATGTCGACTCACTTGGCTAATGTTTACGCATTTCTATTACGTGGATATGGTGAATCATATACACTAATATATTCCGAACCTccaacatatttatgtaaaattgttgGACAGGATAGATGTGGCGGCAAAGTTGTTTTCATTTATCAAGAG gatCGTAGTATAAGCGACAAAATCTACACGTCACCAAGAAAATTACTTATTAATAAAGAAGACGCTGTTAAAATAGATATGGACCTAACTGGCAGCCCATTGAAAGATGATTGTGTGGTGGATGCCATAGAagatatttcattaaatataaagATAGATCAAGGAAATTCTTGGAAAGTTGAAGAGGAATGCCAAAAAGGGATTCCAATTGGAAAAGCTCGTTCTTTAAtgtgtaaagaaaattttcagtttgtaGATCCTGATGCAACAGGTTCAATATGGATTCTTTGTAATGGAGCTGATACGGATAAAACTCTACTTTTGCAATATGAATTTGTTTCCGGTTATTTTAGCCGAGGCATAATCTGTTTTTCTGGAGTGATACAAATGAATGAAGTTAAAATAGAATCTATAATGCAGCAACATATGTCGCTTAATATTGGAATTTCTACTGGTCAAGTGGAAACCTACATTGAGAACATTTATCAAATAAAGTCCAACATATCTGTGAGGTGTTGTTGGTCCTCCACTGCAGCTTTACCTTCTCTAAATGATTTAACGTCATGTGAAGTCACTTTGCGACAAGCTTTTCGACTAGATGCTTGTAATGAGTTAACAGAAGATTTCATGAATCAATTGCGGATATTGACTGtaattaaaaatgatataatagcGTACAAGAGTTTGGATAAATGTGATGCTGAAGGAGGAAATGAAGTTCTTGTTTACCGCTGTGGCTG cgGGATAGATTTAAGGGAACTGCGAGAAAGTATTAGCAGAGCATTTACTGAAATTgctggtttaggagatatgcacaATGCAGAGAGTGGTATCAAGTGCGATATAGAATCTGTTGTGCAACGCATAAAGTTCCGGCAACTTACAGACCTTACAGATAAATTGTGGGAAATTTTGAGAC gttgctcttcataTAAAGATCTGAAAATGGCATTTACGATTCTATTTAAGTGTGCAGCTCACTGCAATATTGTG AATACACCAACAAATAAGAATCGACTGGCAGAAATCATTACCGAGGTTGCGAATAAACGCTTGGCCATACCATGTCTCACGGGCACCGAACCGTTGGAATTGCTATTAGAAATCGGATTGGAAAAACTGTACAAAGACTATGAACTCATATTTGATGAAAGTAAAATATGTAGTTCAAACGATTTGAAAAGCAAAAG tcTTTTTGATTCGCAACATAACAATGAGAAAATTTCAATGCCAGATGTGCGCAAGTCACTGCGCAATGCTGTGCGTCCAGACCCGGTGGCGATGCGCAAAACATTATTGCATAATAAAACAAAGAGAGATAATAAATTCGAACATGAAGAAACAATAGGATTTAAGAATAGCAGTTTTGATGAAATAGAGGTGTCTGAGCGTCTGGCCAAGCTATTACAAGTGCATTGTGCTTTGGAACATTTGCTTATGATAGATATCAATCTGAATTTGACCAACG TATATAGCGAGGTATGTGAGCAACTTTTAAGCAAACCCCCACGTTTTCTAGATAGCATTGACGAAAATTTAGTGGATGAAATAGAAATATCGCTATCTGCACATGATGTGCGTGAACATTTGGAAGG CAAAGATCCGCATGTGCGCCTTATCTCTATGCGCTCGGAAAACAAATTTCGAGAAGTAAAATCTACTTTCTACTACAGTATAAATAACATTTGCCCTCCCGGtatttcagaatattttcaATCCGATG ATAAGGAGGCATCTAAAGAGAACACGTATTATAGCTGGCTATACCGTCAAATTAAAACATTGCATTAA